From the genome of Ziziphus jujuba cultivar Dongzao chromosome 4, ASM3175591v1:
AAAACACACATGTTAGGGAAACAAACCAAAAACGGTAAACTGGATTAAATGGCATGGCTgttaagaaaatcaaataggactttaattttttgttactgtagaggaaaagaaaaacgtAAATTAAAGTGGCGTTTTGTTTAACTAGTACTGTTATAAATCTCAGTAATGAAATGCAAGCCTGTCAATttgaaataaacttttttttacttACCAAAAAAACAGTCAACAAATCTGAGTGATAAGTCTGATAGTGTTAAAAGAATTATGGCCAACTCAGTGAAAATCTTGGAGGTCTCCCATGTAGCTCCTTTGCAAGATTCTTCTTCCAACTCACACGCCAAATTCACTCTCCAACTCACTTTCCTCGATACCTTCTGCCTCAAATTCCATCCTGGAGAGTTTCTCTTCTTCTATTCCCTCACCGACCCTAATCCATCATCCTTTGCTTCCATCCTCTCCACGCTCAAACACTCCCTCTCTCTCACCCTCCTCAGTTTCCTTCCTCTCGCTGGAAACCTCACTTGGCCTCCCCATTCTCAGAAACCTTTTCTTCTCTACAAACCAGGTGATGCTGTCTCCCTCACATTTGCTGAGTCCGATGCCGATTTCGACCATGTCTCAAGCAAACATGTTCGCCAAGCCATTGACACTCGTCCTCTTGTGCCCAGCTTGACCATATCAGATGCAGAGGCTTCCGTTATGGCTTTGCAAATCACTCTGTTTCCCAGCACTGGGTTTTGTATTGGTATAGCTTTTCATCACGCCGCTATTGATGGCACATCTTTGACCATGTTCTTGAAGTCCTGGGCCCACTACACACGCagcagagaagaaaaaaattcaacttcCATCCTCCCCACCGATTTATCTCCTTTCTACGATCGGACAGTCATTAAAGATCCATCTGGGCTCGACATTTTGTACTTAAACCGATGGTTGAAGAAGACGGTGAGCTCTAATAAAGGCAATTCATGCTGCTTCGAGTTTTGGTCAGAATTGAAATTACCATCCAATTTAGTCCGACAGGATTTCGATTTAAGCCCTGGAAACGTAGAAAAACTCAGGAAGATGGTGTTAATTCGGCTAGAGAATACAGCTAAACTCCATTTGAGCACATTTGTGCTTGTTTGTGCCTATATTGTGGTTTGCTTGGTTAAAGCGAAAGGAAATTCAAGGGAAAGCAAGAGCAATATTTATCTGGTACTCAACGCCGACTACAGGGCACGTTTAGACCCGCCGGTTCCCGAGAACTATTTCGGTAACTGTATCGGTTCTCATTTAGTTGCTTTGGAAGAAGCAGAGTGCATGGAATTACAAGATGGGGTGGCCATTGTTGCAGAGAAGATCGGCGAAGTAATTAAGGGGTTGGAAAACGGAGTTCTTGAAGGAGCAGAGGAGAGATTATCCAAGTGGGGTTCGTTGGGAGCGGGAGCTCAAGTGATTGGAGTATCTGGGTCTCATCGGTTTGGTTTGTACAGTCTGGATTTTGGATGGGGAAAGCCTAAGAAGATGGAGATCACATCCATCGACAGAAATGGAGCTTTTTCTATGGCGGAATCAAGGGATGGAAGTGGAGGGGTTGAAATTGGTTTGGTTTTGAAGAAGCATGAGATGGAGCTATTTGGCTCTCTGTTTCATCAGGGCCTAGAAGATCACTCAACAGCTTAGATTATTGCAGATTCTGTTTTCTTTTACTGATTTCGTTTAGCCCTTTAAGTTGATTCTGGACTGACACTTTTTACTCAACAGCTtgcgatttttattttatttttttctatttgtaaatatataaatatc
Proteins encoded in this window:
- the LOC107415918 gene encoding phenolic glucoside malonyltransferase 1-like, which gives rise to MANSVKILEVSHVAPLQDSSSNSHAKFTLQLTFLDTFCLKFHPGEFLFFYSLTDPNPSSFASILSTLKHSLSLTLLSFLPLAGNLTWPPHSQKPFLLYKPGDAVSLTFAESDADFDHVSSKHVRQAIDTRPLVPSLTISDAEASVMALQITLFPSTGFCIGIAFHHAAIDGTSLTMFLKSWAHYTRSREEKNSTSILPTDLSPFYDRTVIKDPSGLDILYLNRWLKKTVSSNKGNSCCFEFWSELKLPSNLVRQDFDLSPGNVEKLRKMVLIRLENTAKLHLSTFVLVCAYIVVCLVKAKGNSRESKSNIYLVLNADYRARLDPPVPENYFGNCIGSHLVALEEAECMELQDGVAIVAEKIGEVIKGLENGVLEGAEERLSKWGSLGAGAQVIGVSGSHRFGLYSLDFGWGKPKKMEITSIDRNGAFSMAESRDGSGGVEIGLVLKKHEMELFGSLFHQGLEDHSTA